The following are encoded together in the Anopheles nili chromosome 3, idAnoNiliSN_F5_01, whole genome shotgun sequence genome:
- the LOC128725540 gene encoding alpha-1,3-mannosyl-glycoprotein 4-beta-N-acetylglucosaminyltransferase A encodes MKMGLSTSSMRRRGCIYGIVLVLIPCTVLIVVIGTDYTSEQSMSQRMAEFQMRMQYLESMYRTKQEDVAILSQYLRLAALNGATVSGGTSSTDGTNVSLANLDLLDGLSADSRSLIRNVTSTNRLAESLKLPTAFHFLPHLLDDSASLQPSYIESKKRQGVSIVLGIPTVKRDKQSYLVETIDNLISNMDEEEQNDTMVVVYVGETDLEYVKAVAQQIRTRFASYIDNGFLEIIAPAASYYPNMNNLRQTLNDSQERVRWRSKQNLDFAFLMAYAQPKGAFYLQLEDDILTKKGFVTIMKNFALEKTAKKEHSNWFVLDFCQLGFIGKMFKSANLPWLITFFQMFFNDKPVDWLLYHLIYTKVCSVEKDGKSCKQEMSKLWIHYKPSLFQHIGTQSSLKGKVQKLKDKQFGKVPNFHPHRNPPAVVRTGIQPYKSYTLQKAYSGDSFFWGLMPQPGDLIEFKFKQPTTIRRFLFRSGNFEQPSDRFYNTTVEVLPASGNGSAISATLPFNVTKDGFLVVGSFNNYGIAEGVIDSKIGKLKELRLHVNSDSQNWVILREIYLQSNNVR; translated from the exons ATGAAGATGGGTCTGAGTACGTCGTCCATGCGCAGGCGTGGCTGTATTTACGGAATAGTGCTTGTGCTGATTCCGTGCACGGTGCTGATCGTCGTGATCGGTACCGACTACACGTCCGAGCAGTCCATGTCGCAGCGTATGGCAGAGTTTCAGATGCGCATGCAGTACCTAGAATCCATGTATCGCACGAAGCAGGAAGATGTGGCCATTCTTTCGCAATACCTTCGACTGGCGGCATTAAATGGAGCCACCGTGTCCGGTGGCACCAGCTCGACTGACGGCACAAATGTATCACTAGCAAATCTGGACTTATTGGACGGGTTGAGCGCGGATTCGAGATCGCTCATACGGAATGTAACGTCCACGAATCGGTTAGCGGAAAGTCTGAAGCTACCGACGGCATTCCACTTTCTACCGCACCTGCTGGACGACTCCGCCTCATTGCAGCCGAGCTATATCGAGAGTAAAAAACGCCAGGGAGTTTCGATCGTACTCGGCATTCCGACGGTAAAGCGCGACAAGCAATCGTATCTAGTAGAAACGATCGACAATCTCATCTCGAACATGGACGAGGAGGAGCAGAACGacacgatggtggtggtgtacgTAGGTGAAACTGATTTGGAGTACGTCAAGGCTGTGGCTCAGCAAATACGCACACGCTTCGCTAGTTATATTGATAATGGCTTCTTGGAAATAATCGCTCCGGCTGCATCGTACTACCCGAATATGAATAATCTCCGCCAAACGCTTAACGATTCGCAGGAACGAGTGCGATGGCGCTCGAAACAGAATCTCGACTTTGCGTTCCTGATGGCTTACGCGCAACCCAAGGGTGCCTTCTATTTGCAGCTCGAGGATGATATTCTTACGAAGAAGGGCTTCGTGACGATAATGAAAAATTTCGCTCTGGAGAAAACGGCGAAAAAGGAGCATAGTAACTGGTTCGTGCTCGACTTTTGCCAGCTAGGTTTCATAG gaaaaatgttcaaatcCGCCAATTTGCCTTGGTTAATTACATTCTTTCAAATGTTTTTCAACGACAAACCCGTCGATTGGTTGCTGTATCATTTGATATACACCAAAGTGTGCAGCGTAGAGAAAGATGGG AAAAGCTGTAAACAGGAAATGTCCAAACTATGGATCCACTATAAGCCCTCATTATTCCAGCACATCGGGACGCAGTCGTCTCTGAAGGGCAAAGTGCAAAAGCTGAAGGACAAGCAGTTTGGTAAAGTTCcaaattttcatccccatcgCAATCCACCGGCCGTTGTGCGCACCGGGATTCAACCGTACAAATCATACACTCTGCAGAAGGCTTATTCGGGCGACAGTTTCTTCTGGGGATTAATGCCTCAGCCCGGGGATTTGATTgagttcaaatttaaacaaccGACCACCATTCGACG GTTTCTATTTCGAAGTGGAAATTTCGAACAGCCTTCCGATCGGTTCTACAACACCACCGTAGAGGTGCTCCCGGCGAGTGGAAATGGCTCTGCCATCAGTGCCACGTTACCATTTAATGTGACTAAGGATGGGTTCCTGGTGGTGGGAAGCTTCAACAACTACGGCATAGCAGAGGGGGTTATCGATTCTAAAATAGGAAAACTGAAAGAGCTTCGATTGCACGTTAACAGTGACAGTCAGAATTGGGTAATTTTAAGAGAG ATTTATTTGCAGAGCAATAATGTTCGGTGA
- the LOC128726890 gene encoding uncharacterized protein LOC128726890, which translates to MDWTANDKIDQYYNYTCLSERNLELARLKTLYEKACHAEHFSSVEKGLLDLYETLKRKITINESNIRNVIQEDWFLEIPSDYMQKLLTDLDDLNIAKRKSLDMLVLKVNSLREKYHTLLLQVFGYRIQVDTHDPRATEEKVKTRLAALNLSRCEASIRNARNIQNYYHRIATFMFKDNLYNDRNLEALKQAIKEQKMFIQKITVIGRSVIDKVVSLNTDLKKSTIGFSMNRAHNMKSLMYHKAILTNEKTAITNASMSEVDSKRWPSRYDAITPSMEVLQKEKERLHNTVENLKHSSLIAWEARVLAEMDSKTNKILELEEDIYEKERDFKQLDATIENTKYFVQGGCTLESSSLKSKQENVACGLEEDKQMQTNLKASLARLKSFNMKLDEFFKYIHQILERNKSESSSDVPEQDKTEREILITALLRLFKPE; encoded by the exons ATGGATTGGACAGCGAATGATAAGATTGACCAGTACTACAACTATACTTGCCTAAGTG AACGCAATCTTGAATTAGCCCGTTTAAAAACGTTGTACGAAAAGGCATGTCATGCAGAGCATTTTTCCAGCGTTGAAAAGGGTTTGCTTGATCTGTATGAAACACTTAAACGGAAAATCACGATCAATGAATCGAACATTCGTAATGTTATACAGGAAGATTGGTTTTTGGAAATTCCTAGCGACTACATGCAG AAATTACTTACGGATCTTGATGATTTGAACATTGCAAAACGTAAATCATTAGATATGTTAGTACTGAAGGTGAATTCGTTGCGCGAGAAGTATCACACTTTATTG TTACAAGTGTTTGGTTACAGAATTCAAGTAGACACACATGATCCAAGAGCAACTGAAGAAAAGGTTAAAACTAGGTTAGCTGCATTGAATTTAAGTCGTTGTGAAGCTTCGATAAGAAATGCACGAAACATTCAAAATTACTATCATCGTATAGCAACATTTATGTTCAAG GATAATCTGTACAATGATCGAAATTTGGAAGCATTAAAACAAGCTATTAAGGAGCAGAAGATGtttatacaaaaaatcaccGTAATTGGACGATCAGTAATTGATAAAGTAGTATCTTTGAATACCGATCTCAAA AAATCAACCATAGGTTTTAGCATGAACCGAGCTCACAATATGAAGTCGCTTATGTATCACAAAGCTATTTTAACAAACGAAAAGACAGCGATAACCAACGCCAGCATGAGCGAG GTTGATTCAAAAAGATGGCCTTCGCGTTACGATGCTATTACACCAAGTATGGAAGtattgcaaaaagaaaaggaaagattGCACAATACGGTTGAgaatttaaaacattcatcGCTAATTGCGTGGGAGGCCCGAGTGCTTGCTGA GATGGATTCTAAGACGAATAAAATACTAGAGCTGGAAGAGGATATCTATGAGAAGGAAAGAGATTTTAAACAGCTCGATGCCACTATTGAAAATACGAAATATTTCGTTCAAGGTGGTTGTACGTTAGAGTCATCAAG TTTAAAATCCAAGCAAGAAAATGTAGCCTGTGGGTTAGAAGAGGATAAACAGATGCAAACAAATTTGAAGGCATCGCTGGCGCGCTTGAAATCCTTCAATATGAAATTGGatgaattttttaaatacattcaTCAAATTCTTGAACGCAACAAAAGTGAATCCTCGTCGGATGTACCAGAGCAGGATAAAACAGAAAGGGAAATTTTAATAACGGCATTATTAAGATTGTTCAAACCCGAATGA
- the LOC128722923 gene encoding serine-threonine kinase receptor-associated protein, producing MKQIPLTCSGHTRPVVHLDFSGMTECGYFLISACKDGKPMLRLGDTGDWVGTFEGHKGAVWGVALNESATLAASGAADFTGKIWNAVSGEEVHSLQHNHIVKTVAFSHDSQYLVTGSNEKLVRVFDLSSDGKALESYAGHAGAVKRALFCRNEKCVISCADDKSMRLWDRSSGQEVSRVEFSSHPNGLELSKDGSILTVTYGNCTAFYDMETLTQLKEITIPTRVSSASLHPDKHIFVCGGEDFKMYKYDYITGNEIESFKGHFGPVHSVSFSPDGELYASGSEDGTLRLWQTTVGKTYGLWKCTEPTDLNNSTTATTPTNNATTTTANCPATVATVAAPVATTPNPNREVTAN from the exons ATGAAGCAAATCCCGCTGACCTGTTCCGGTCATACGCGACCCGTCGTGCACCTGGATTTCAGTGGCATGACCGAGTGCGGATATTTTCTCATCTCAGCATGCAAAG ATGGTAAACCGATGCTACGGCTGGGTGACACCGGCGATTGGGTTGGCACGTTCGAGGGCCACAAGGGTGCCGTGTGGGGTGTGGCCCTTAACGAGTCGGCAACGTTGGCCGCCTCGGGAGCGGCAGATTTCACCGGTAAAATCTGGAATGCCGTATCCGGCGAGGAAGTGCACAGCCTGCAGCACAATCACATCGTCAAAACGGTGGCCTTTAGCCACGACAGCCAGTACCTGGTCACGGGCAGCAACGAGAAGCTGGTACGGGTGTTCGATCTCAGCTCGGACGGCAAAGCGCTCGAGTCGTATGCCGGACATGCCGGTGCGGTCAAGCGGGCACTGTTCTGCCGGAACGAGAAGTGTGTCATCAGCTGCGCGGACGACAAATCGATGCGGCTGTGGGACCGTAGTTCCGGTCAGGAAGTGTCACGGGTTGAGTTCAGCTCCCACCCGAACGGGCTCGAGCTGTCGAAGGATGGTAGCATCCTGACGGTGACGTACGGGAACTGTACGGCGTTCTACGATATGGAGACGCTTACGCAGCTGAAGGAGATCACCATCCCGACGCGGGTCAGCTCGGCCAGTCTGCATCCGGACAAGCACATTTTCGTGTGCGGTGGCGAAGACTTTAAAATGTACAAGTACGATTACATTACGGGCAATGAGATAG aaTCATTCAAGGGCCACTTTGGTCCGGTCCATTCGGTGAGCTTCAGCCCGGATGGGGAGCTGTATGCGAGCGGTTCCGAGGACGGCACGTTGCGGTTGTGGCAAACGACCGTCGGCAAAACGTACGGTCTGTGGAAGTGTACGGAACCGACCGATTTGAACAACAGCACCACGGCTACCACACCGACCAACAACGCCACGACCACCACCGCAAATTGTCCGGCAACTGTGGCCACTGTTGCTGCTCCGGTCGCTACTACACCCAATCCCAACCGGGAAGTGACGGCCAACTGA